One window of Candidatus Rokuibacteriota bacterium genomic DNA carries:
- a CDS encoding preprotein translocase subunit SecY: MKKYGGFIPGVRPGRKTAEYIDRTLTRITLPGAIFLALISILPDFLILWFNVPFYFGGTSLLIVVGVALDTVRQMESHLLMRHYEGFLRKKAKVRA; this comes from the coding sequence ACATGAAGAAGTACGGCGGGTTCATCCCCGGGGTGCGCCCCGGGCGGAAGACGGCCGAGTACATCGACCGGACGCTGACCCGGATCACGCTGCCGGGCGCGATCTTCCTGGCGCTGATTTCGATCCTGCCCGACTTCCTGATCCTCTGGTTCAACGTCCCCTTCTACTTCGGGGGTACGAGCCTCCTCATCGTCGTCGGCGTGGCCCTCGACACGGTCCGGCAGATGGAGTCCCACCTCCTGATGCGCCACTACGAAGGCTTTCTGCGGAAGAAGGCCAAAGTGCGGGCCTGA